Proteins encoded in a region of the Bicyclus anynana chromosome 9, ilBicAnyn1.1, whole genome shotgun sequence genome:
- the LOC112043693 gene encoding uncharacterized protein LOC112043693, protein MEEDGLSDSESTEKIGCKRPRESDGSDDGFTTVTRRKSKRGERDNVCEEGRSAEEKYTEVSLFGTHTLPKQMAFARFLRDENIGNVMKIKYKSPYKLIIRFSEKHNAQKLVNLKKLEELNIRAQFTTDSLLSYGIIKGVDLDTSEKELLESLSCDYDIISAKRLRRVNNEGKWVESESVRLCFNNPTAPLYINAYGCRFDVERYEFPVTQCSGCWKFNHVRKFCNLNKSICPKCTEYHDNCEIKEFKCVNCKGPHMALDKSCPFFIKEKEIRQIMSQRNVTYKVGLELFLKNKKEDEKYHDINDAINIEIDTDFIKEVPTNVNRTYSSVLKTKAEIHKNEKRPLVENKVNKSKNKDKTENKYKKTKVNSNNYNSENQNFEMDCDRSEDSDQEKAEKRRKRKFDVWKLLQRIKEIIVCEENVGDKVLLVVKAVFEECKLFLVDFLKEGKLYDILTNIIFNG, encoded by the coding sequence atggaGGAAGATGGTTTGAGTGACTCTGAATCGACGGAAAAAATAGGGTGTAAGAGGCCGAGGGAGTCAGATGGTAGTGATGACGGATTCACAACGGTGACAAGACGAAAGTCGAAGAGAGGCGAGCGAGATAATGTATGCGAGGAGGGAAGGAGTGCTGAGGAAAAATATACTgaagttagtttgtttggaacACATACACTCCCGAAACAGATGGCCTTTGCAAGATTTTTGAGAGACGAAAATATTGGAAatgtcatgaaaattaaatataaaagcccatacaaattaataatacgATTTAGCGAAAAACATAATGCCCAAAAATTggttaatttgaaaaaattagAAGAATTGAACATAAGGGCTCAATTCACAACTGACAGCTTATTATCCTACGGTATTATCAAAGGTGTTGATCTGGATACTAGCGAAAAAGAGCTATTGGAGAGTCTAAGTTGTGATTACGACATAATTTCTGCTAAAAGGTTGCGACGTGTGAATAATGAGGGTAAATGGGTTGAAAGCGAATCGGTGAGACTATGTTTTAATAACCCTACTGCGCCTTTATACATAAACGCGTATGGATGTAGATTCGATGTTGAACGATACGAGTTTCCTGTGACACAATGTTCTGGGTGCTGGAAATTTAATCACGTTaggaaattttgtaatttaaataaaagcataTGTCCAAAATGTACTGAATATCATGATAACTGTGAAATAAAGGAATTCAAATGTGTAAATTGCAAAGGTCCCCATATGGCTCTTGATAAGAGCTgccctttttttattaaagaaaaagaaattagaCAAATAATGAGTCAAAGAAATGTTACATATAAGGTGGGTCTTGagttatttcttaaaaataaaaaagaagatgAAAAATATCACGACATAAATGACGCAATAAACATAGAAATAGATACAGACTTTATAAAGGAAGTTCCAACGAATGTGAATAGAACTTACAGCAGTGTACTCAAAACCAAGGcggaaatacataaaaatgaaaaaagaccTTTAGTTGAGAATAAAGTTAATAAGAGTAAAAATAAggacaaaacagaaaataagtataaaaaaaccaaggttaattcaaataattataatagtgaAAATCAGAACTTCGAAATGGATTGCGACCGAAGCGAAGACAGCGATCAGGAAAAAgcagaaaaaagaagaaaaagaaagttTGACGTGTGGAAACTACTTCAACGAATTAAGGAAATTATTGTCTGTGAAGAAAACGTTGGTGACAAAGTTTTGTTAGTGGTAAAAGCTGTTTTTGAAGAATGTAagttgtttttagttgattttttgaAAGAAGGAAAGTTATATGACAttcttacaaatataatatttaatggaTAA